From the genome of Staphylococcus haemolyticus, one region includes:
- a CDS encoding glycerate kinase, with the protein MNLRKIVIATDSFKESMSAKEASLAIQDGFKKIFHEDIHYDIIPMADGGEGTTDALKEAHNAKTYTIPVHDPLHRNIEASYARSQDNQVAIIEMAASSGLDLLTDEERNPLITSTYGVGEIILDALDHHVTKIILGIGGSATNDGGSGMLCALGAQFLDSKNQPLKLGGGYLSELAKIDISNLDQRLKHVTFEVACDVTNPLLGANGATEIYGPQKGADAKMIPKLDSALTTYHDMIERELNVSVKDIPSAGAAGGLGAGILAFFNASLSNGIDIVLKETDFSRRVQDADLVVTGEGKMDAQTVFGKTPIGVAKAAKEHHAPVIAICGSLGEGYQDVYKHGIDSAFSLIEQPESLPSLLNNAKRNMTHTAENIARLLKLTI; encoded by the coding sequence ATGAATCTTAGAAAAATAGTCATTGCCACTGATTCATTTAAAGAGAGCATGTCTGCTAAAGAAGCTAGTTTAGCAATACAAGATGGTTTCAAGAAAATATTTCATGAAGATATTCACTATGACATTATCCCAATGGCAGATGGTGGTGAAGGCACAACAGATGCTCTAAAGGAAGCGCATAACGCTAAGACGTACACCATTCCAGTACATGACCCATTGCATAGAAACATTGAAGCTTCATATGCACGTTCTCAAGATAATCAAGTAGCTATCATTGAAATGGCTGCATCATCAGGACTAGATTTATTGACAGATGAAGAACGTAATCCACTTATTACATCTACTTATGGTGTTGGAGAAATAATATTAGATGCGCTTGATCATCATGTTACTAAAATCATTTTAGGCATTGGAGGAAGTGCTACCAATGATGGCGGTAGTGGCATGTTATGTGCATTAGGCGCTCAATTTCTTGATTCTAAAAATCAACCTTTAAAACTCGGTGGCGGCTACTTATCTGAGCTAGCAAAAATTGACATTTCAAACTTAGATCAAAGACTTAAGCACGTCACATTTGAAGTTGCTTGTGATGTGACAAACCCGTTATTAGGTGCTAATGGCGCAACTGAAATCTATGGTCCTCAAAAAGGTGCTGACGCTAAGATGATACCAAAGTTGGATTCCGCACTTACAACCTATCATGATATGATAGAACGAGAACTAAATGTAAGTGTCAAAGATATCCCAAGTGCTGGTGCTGCCGGAGGATTAGGTGCAGGTATCCTCGCATTCTTCAATGCGTCACTTTCTAACGGCATTGATATTGTATTAAAAGAAACTGACTTTTCGAGAAGAGTGCAGGATGCAGATCTTGTCGTAACAGGTGAAGGAAAGATGGATGCTCAAACAGTCTTTGGTAAAACACCTATCGGAGTAGCTAAAGCAGCAAAAGAACATCACGCTCCTGTTATAGCTATTTGTGGTAGTCTTGGCGAAGGATACCAAGATGTTTATAAGCATGGCATTGACAGTGCATTTAGTTTAATTGAGCAACCAGAATCATTGCCTTCATTATTAAATAACGCTAAACGAAACATGACACATACTGCTGAAAATATTGCAAGACTATTAAAACTAACTATTTAA
- a CDS encoding cation diffusion facilitator family transporter — MSQSENLKLAQRGAYLSLVVYIILSVSKYITGFVFDSAAVRADALNNMTDIIVSIAVIVGLKISIKPADKNHPYGHLKSENISTLLVSFIIMFVGIQVVIENAPRIFTNEHNTPNVVTIFVSLISGLIMIGVFAINQRLAQKTKSSSLKSAAKDNLSDGLVSMGTAIGLVFTQFGLPIVDVILATILGFLIIYTGFGIFRESIFALSDGFNEQDLEEYRNVVLEVDDVKDVNNLKGRYHGSSIFLDVTIVVDAHLSLQQAHDICDRVENHLHSKGISSVYVHPEPDTL, encoded by the coding sequence ATGTCTCAAAGTGAAAATCTTAAATTGGCACAAAGAGGGGCTTATTTAAGTTTAGTAGTATACATTATTTTATCTGTTTCTAAATATATTACTGGATTTGTTTTTGATTCAGCAGCTGTTAGAGCAGATGCTTTGAATAATATGACAGATATTATTGTATCTATAGCTGTTATTGTTGGGTTGAAAATTTCAATAAAACCAGCAGATAAAAATCATCCTTATGGTCATTTGAAATCTGAAAATATATCAACGTTGTTGGTTTCATTTATTATCATGTTCGTGGGTATTCAAGTTGTGATTGAAAATGCACCTAGAATATTTACAAATGAGCACAATACACCAAATGTAGTCACAATATTTGTGAGTTTAATAAGTGGGTTAATTATGATAGGTGTGTTTGCAATAAATCAGAGATTAGCTCAGAAAACGAAAAGTAGTTCGTTAAAGTCCGCAGCAAAAGATAACTTATCAGATGGATTAGTTAGTATGGGTACGGCAATTGGTCTAGTATTTACTCAATTTGGTTTACCTATTGTCGATGTCATTTTAGCAACGATTCTAGGATTTTTAATTATTTATACAGGGTTTGGTATTTTTAGAGAGTCAATTTTTGCACTTAGCGATGGATTCAATGAACAGGATCTTGAAGAATATCGTAATGTTGTATTGGAAGTGGATGACGTCAAAGATGTGAACAATCTTAAGGGACGCTACCATGGAAGTAGCATATTTTTAGATGTTACGATTGTTGTTGATGCACATTTGTCTCTTCAACAAGCACATGATATTTGTGATCGAGTGGAGAATCACTTGCATAGTAAAGGTATATCATCAGTATATGTACATCCAGAACCGGATACTTTGTAA
- a CDS encoding 2,3-diphosphoglycerate-dependent phosphoglycerate mutase encodes MPKLILCRHGQSEWNAKNLFTGWEDVQLSEQGRNEAITSGRKLKENGIEIDVAFTSLLTRALETTQFLLAESDQEWIPVHKSWRLNERHYGKLQGLNKDEARKEFGEEQVHQWRRSYDVKPPAQTEEQRESYLKDRRYRHLDHRMMPYSESLKTTLERVVPIWTDKISQHLLDGETVLVAAHGNSIRALIKYLDNVSDEDIIGYEIKTGAPLIYELDDNLNVIDHYYL; translated from the coding sequence ATGCCAAAATTAATATTATGTCGTCATGGTCAAAGTGAATGGAATGCTAAAAATTTATTTACAGGATGGGAAGATGTTCAACTATCTGAACAAGGACGAAATGAAGCAATTACTTCTGGACGTAAACTAAAAGAAAATGGCATTGAAATTGATGTGGCGTTTACTTCATTGTTAACGAGAGCATTAGAGACAACTCAATTTTTATTAGCTGAATCAGATCAAGAGTGGATTCCAGTGCATAAAAGTTGGCGTTTAAATGAGCGTCATTATGGTAAATTACAAGGTCTTAATAAAGATGAAGCACGAAAAGAATTTGGTGAAGAACAAGTGCATCAATGGCGACGTTCATATGACGTTAAGCCACCAGCACAAACTGAAGAACAACGTGAATCATATTTAAAAGATCGTCGTTATAGACATTTAGATCATCGTATGATGCCTTATTCTGAAAGTTTAAAAACAACGTTAGAACGTGTGGTACCTATATGGACAGATAAGATTTCTCAACATCTATTAGATGGAGAAACAGTTCTAGTAGCTGCACACGGTAATTCAATCCGCGCATTAATTAAATATTTAGATAATGTATCTGATGAAGATATCATTGGCTATGAAATTAAAACTGGTGCACCACTTATTTATGAATTAGATGACAATTTAAATGTCATTGATCATTATTATTTATAA
- a CDS encoding putative metal homeostasis protein, whose protein sequence is MKQDLQTARRNLNSPNIKTRKRALKIIKQHKRNRKSA, encoded by the coding sequence ATGAAACAAGATTTACAGACAGCACGTCGAAATTTGAATAGTCCTAATATCAAAACTCGAAAACGTGCATTAAAAATAATTAAACAACATAAACGCAACCGTAAATCAGCTTAA
- a CDS encoding MDR family MFS transporter has product MSHRQKLAMIFTMLLGGFFGLLNETLLTTALPRIMKDFNIEYSQVQWLTTAFLLTNGVVIPLSAFIIQRYSTRQVFLTGILIFFIGTMLGGFSPNFTILLIARIIQALGSGIMMPLMMTTILDVFQPHERGKYMGMFGLVIGLAPAIGPTLSGYLVEFFDWRSLFHVVAPIAAITFLIALKIIKNVGTTVKTPIDIFSIILSILGFGGLLYGVSSISSDGWDDPLVLITIIGGILLVGLFIWRQERLDTPLLSFKVFKNKEFAVGLAIMAATMISMIGSETVLPMFVQNLLGRTPIDSGLILLPGAIVMAIMSVISGWLYETFGAKVLAIIGMSIVLITTSYFVVMDEHTSTVMLATVYAIRMIGIAMGLMPIMTHTMNQLTPELNAHGSSMTNTIQQIAGSIGTAGLITILSTASKNFQPTMSDYQGMDKKEMAGQIQIDAMLHGYHSGFLFAVIITFISLLLTFLIKSKKKVKAEAKLQND; this is encoded by the coding sequence ATGTCACATAGACAAAAATTAGCAATGATATTTACGATGTTGTTAGGTGGCTTTTTCGGGTTGTTGAATGAAACGCTACTTACTACAGCATTGCCAAGAATAATGAAAGATTTTAATATTGAATATTCACAAGTACAATGGCTAACAACTGCATTCTTACTAACTAATGGTGTAGTCATTCCATTATCTGCATTTATTATACAGCGATATTCAACAAGACAAGTGTTCTTAACTGGGATTCTGATATTCTTTATTGGGACGATGTTAGGCGGTTTTAGTCCAAACTTCACAATTCTTTTAATCGCACGTATTATACAAGCTTTAGGCTCAGGTATAATGATGCCACTGATGATGACAACCATTCTAGATGTCTTTCAACCGCATGAGCGCGGTAAATATATGGGAATGTTTGGATTAGTTATAGGTCTTGCTCCAGCAATTGGACCTACATTATCTGGTTATTTAGTTGAATTCTTTGACTGGAGATCACTTTTCCATGTCGTTGCACCAATTGCAGCAATTACATTTCTTATAGCTTTAAAAATTATTAAAAACGTCGGAACAACTGTTAAAACACCAATTGATATTTTTTCTATAATATTATCAATTTTAGGATTTGGTGGATTATTATACGGTGTCAGTTCTATTTCAAGTGATGGATGGGATGATCCACTAGTATTAATAACGATTATAGGCGGCATACTATTAGTTGGACTATTTATCTGGCGTCAAGAGAGACTTGACACGCCACTACTAAGTTTCAAAGTGTTTAAGAATAAAGAGTTTGCGGTTGGGTTAGCGATTATGGCTGCAACAATGATTTCCATGATTGGTTCTGAAACAGTATTGCCTATGTTTGTACAAAATCTATTAGGCAGAACACCTATAGATTCAGGACTTATCTTACTACCTGGTGCAATTGTTATGGCTATCATGTCTGTTATTTCAGGTTGGTTATACGAAACATTTGGTGCTAAAGTGTTAGCTATAATTGGTATGTCTATTGTTCTTATAACGACTTCTTACTTTGTAGTCATGGACGAACATACATCTACTGTAATGTTAGCTACTGTTTATGCTATTCGTATGATTGGAATTGCAATGGGCTTGATGCCAATAATGACGCATACAATGAATCAGCTAACACCAGAGCTTAATGCTCATGGTTCATCAATGACAAATACCATTCAGCAAATTGCTGGTTCAATTGGAACAGCAGGTTTAATTACAATATTAAGTACAGCAAGTAAGAATTTCCAACCGACGATGAGTGATTATCAAGGTATGGATAAAAAAGAAATGGCAGGACAAATACAAATCGATGCTATGCTTCATGGTTATCATTCAGGGTTTTTATTTGCCGTTATTATTACATTCATCAGTTTATTGCTTACATTTTTAATTAAAAGTAAGAAAAAGGTTAAGGCAGAAGCTAAATTACAAAATGATTAA
- a CDS encoding transporter substrate-binding domain-containing protein: MKRLLFVALALIFVLAACGNGGSSDKNSDSKSSSSNSDSKTLKVGTEGTYAPFTFHNKQDKLTGYDIDVIKAVAKEKGYKLKFNETSWDSMFAGLDAKRFDVIANQVGVNKDREKKYKFSTPYTYSSAVLVVRENEKNIKSFNDVKGKKMAQTFTSNYGQLAKDKGADITKVDGFNQAMDLLLSNRVDGTFNDSLSYLDYKKQKPNAKIKAIKGNAEQSKSAFTFNKDVDDKVVSDFNDGLKTLKENGKLAEIGKKWFGENVSEPK, translated from the coding sequence ATGAAAAGACTTTTATTTGTTGCTTTAGCACTTATCTTTGTGTTAGCTGCTTGTGGTAATGGAGGATCATCTGATAAAAATAGTGATTCTAAATCAAGTAGTAGTAACAGCGATAGTAAAACACTGAAAGTGGGTACTGAAGGTACATATGCACCATTCACGTTCCACAATAAACAAGACAAATTAACTGGTTACGATATTGACGTAATCAAAGCAGTTGCAAAAGAAAAAGGTTACAAACTTAAATTTAATGAAACATCATGGGATTCAATGTTTGCTGGTTTAGATGCGAAACGTTTTGACGTTATTGCTAACCAAGTTGGTGTAAACAAAGATAGAGAGAAAAAATATAAATTCTCTACACCTTACACTTATTCAAGCGCAGTTTTAGTAGTACGTGAAAATGAAAAGAACATTAAATCATTCAATGACGTTAAAGGTAAAAAAATGGCTCAAACATTCACGTCAAACTATGGTCAATTAGCTAAAGACAAAGGTGCAGATATTACTAAAGTTGATGGCTTTAACCAAGCGATGGACTTATTATTATCTAATCGTGTTGATGGTACATTTAACGATAGCTTATCTTACTTAGATTATAAAAAACAAAAACCAAACGCTAAAATTAAAGCAATCAAAGGAAATGCAGAACAAAGTAAATCAGCATTCACATTTAACAAAGATGTTGATGATAAAGTTGTATCTGATTTCAATGATGGACTTAAAACATTAAAAGAAAATGGTAAATTAGCGGAAATTGGTAAGAAATGGTTCGGTGAAAATGTTTCTGAGCCTAAATAG
- a CDS encoding amino acid ABC transporter permease, whose protein sequence is MFLSLNSQQQHALDAAGQAFGPMLEGLLKYSIPITIVTFILGLIIALFTALMRISTSKVLKGIARVYVSIIRGTPMIVQLFIIFYGIPELGRLVTGNADEQWTLSSVISAIIGLSLNVGAYASEIIRGGIISIPKGQTEAAYSIGMNYRQTIQRIILPQAIRVSIPALGNTFLSLIKDTSLLGFILVAEMFRKAQEVASTTYEYFTIYILVAVMYWVICFIISVIQSFYESYIERGYNS, encoded by the coding sequence ATGTTTCTGAGCCTAAATAGTCAACAACAACATGCATTAGATGCGGCAGGGCAAGCATTTGGACCAATGTTGGAAGGTTTATTAAAATATTCTATTCCAATAACAATAGTTACATTTATCTTAGGTTTGATTATTGCTTTATTTACAGCGTTAATGCGTATTTCAACGAGTAAAGTTTTAAAAGGTATCGCAAGAGTTTACGTTTCAATTATTCGTGGTACACCGATGATCGTACAGTTATTCATAATCTTTTATGGTATTCCTGAATTAGGACGACTAGTAACTGGTAATGCTGATGAACAATGGACATTATCATCAGTTATTTCAGCTATCATCGGTTTATCACTTAATGTTGGTGCGTATGCTTCAGAAATTATCCGTGGTGGTATTATTTCTATACCTAAAGGTCAAACAGAAGCGGCTTATTCTATAGGAATGAACTATAGACAAACGATTCAAAGAATTATTTTACCTCAAGCGATTCGTGTTTCAATACCAGCTTTAGGTAATACATTCTTAAGTTTAATTAAAGATACATCATTACTTGGCTTCATCTTGGTTGCAGAAATGTTCCGTAAAGCTCAAGAGGTAGCGTCTACAACATATGAATATTTCACTATTTATATTCTTGTAGCAGTAATGTATTGGGTAATTTGCTTCATTATCTCAGTTATCCAAAGCTTCTATGAATCATATATTGAAAGAGGGTATAACTCATGA
- a CDS encoding amino acid ABC transporter ATP-binding protein, whose amino-acid sequence MIELSGIHKSFNDKEVIKGIELNVDKGEVVTLIGRSGSGKTTLLRMINALEIPTEGNVSVNGESYTANNKKSQISVRKQSGMVFQSYNLFPHKSALENVMEGLVTVKKMSKADAKERAMGLLEKVGLTSVKDQRPHALSGGQQQRVAIARALAMNPQVMLFDEPTSALDPELVNDVLRVIKELADEGMTMVIVTHEMRFARQVSNKIVFIHEGRIGEQGTPDEVFEHPKTEELRRFLNVINED is encoded by the coding sequence ATGATTGAATTAAGTGGTATCCATAAATCATTCAATGATAAAGAAGTCATTAAAGGCATTGAATTAAATGTAGATAAAGGGGAAGTCGTGACACTTATTGGACGATCTGGTTCAGGTAAAACGACATTACTACGTATGATTAATGCTTTAGAAATTCCGACTGAAGGTAATGTAAGTGTTAATGGTGAAAGTTACACCGCAAATAATAAAAAGTCTCAAATAAGCGTACGCAAGCAATCGGGTATGGTATTTCAAAGTTATAATCTATTTCCTCATAAATCTGCATTGGAAAATGTAATGGAAGGGTTAGTAACTGTTAAGAAAATGAGTAAAGCAGATGCGAAAGAAAGAGCTATGGGATTACTTGAAAAAGTTGGTTTGACAAGTGTTAAAGATCAACGACCTCATGCACTTTCGGGTGGTCAACAACAACGTGTAGCGATCGCTAGAGCGTTAGCTATGAATCCGCAAGTTATGTTGTTTGATGAACCTACTTCTGCATTAGATCCAGAATTAGTTAATGACGTATTAAGAGTAATTAAAGAATTAGCTGATGAAGGTATGACAATGGTAATTGTCACGCATGAAATGCGATTTGCACGCCAAGTCTCAAATAAAATCGTCTTTATACATGAAGGACGTATCGGTGAACAAGGTACACCAGACGAAGTATTCGAACATCCTAAGACAGAAGAATTACGTCGTTTCTTAAATGTAATTAATGAAGATTAA
- a CDS encoding aminoacyltransferase: MKFVTLSPEEFEKFTSSHFSHYTQSRIHFENRNELKGDVHVVGVKDDSDNVIAATLMTEARALKVFKYFYTHRGPVMDYSNIELVHFFFKSLTSYLKKHNCLYVLVDPYILENLRNADGEILESYDNRAVIKTLEDLGYKHQGWTVGYSTMSQIRWLSVLDLKDKSEDQLLKEMDYQTRRNIKKTYEMGVKVRTLPMDETDTFFELFQMAEEKHGFKFRDKPYFYEMQKTYKDHAMLKLAYIDLKDYLSTLQQKHDSLIEQLAEVDAVLEENPNSKKNKNKRTQIQQQVDSNERKLNETKNKIAEEGETLNLAAALYLYNEHEVYYLSSGSNPKYNAYMGAYRLQWDMIKFAKEHNVDRYNFYGITGDFSEDAEDYGVQQFKKGFNANVYEYIGDFIKPIHPLAYKVKQLLERK, translated from the coding sequence ATGAAATTCGTAACTTTATCACCGGAGGAATTTGAGAAATTTACATCCAGTCATTTCTCTCATTACACACAATCCCGAATTCACTTTGAAAACAGAAACGAATTAAAAGGTGATGTGCATGTTGTAGGTGTCAAAGATGACAGCGACAATGTCATCGCTGCAACTTTAATGACTGAGGCACGTGCTTTAAAAGTGTTCAAATATTTTTATACACATCGTGGACCTGTCATGGACTACAGCAATATTGAATTGGTTCACTTTTTCTTTAAATCACTAACAAGTTATTTAAAAAAACATAATTGCTTATATGTATTAGTTGATCCTTATATTTTGGAGAACCTACGTAATGCTGATGGAGAAATTTTAGAAAGTTACGATAACCGAGCAGTCATCAAAACGTTGGAAGATTTAGGTTACAAACATCAAGGATGGACAGTAGGTTATAGCACAATGAGTCAAATACGTTGGTTATCTGTCTTAGATTTAAAAGACAAGTCAGAAGATCAATTATTAAAAGAAATGGACTATCAAACACGTCGTAACATTAAAAAAACGTATGAAATGGGCGTAAAAGTAAGAACGCTACCTATGGATGAAACGGATACGTTCTTTGAATTATTCCAAATGGCCGAAGAAAAACATGGTTTCAAATTTAGAGACAAACCATACTTTTATGAAATGCAAAAAACGTATAAAGACCATGCAATGCTTAAACTTGCTTATATTGATTTAAAGGATTACTTATCTACTCTTCAACAAAAACACGATTCATTAATAGAACAATTAGCCGAAGTCGATGCTGTATTAGAGGAAAACCCTAACTCTAAGAAAAATAAAAACAAGCGCACACAAATACAGCAACAAGTTGATAGTAATGAACGTAAATTAAATGAAACGAAAAATAAAATTGCTGAAGAAGGCGAAACACTCAATCTAGCTGCCGCTTTATACTTATATAATGAGCATGAAGTTTATTATTTATCCAGTGGTTCAAATCCTAAATATAATGCGTATATGGGCGCATATCGTTTACAATGGGATATGATTAAATTCGCAAAAGAGCACAATGTAGATCGTTATAATTTCTACGGTATTACAGGTGACTTTAGTGAAGATGCTGAAGATTATGGTGTGCAACAATTTAAAAAAGGCTTCAATGCTAATGTTTACGAATACATTGGAGATTTCATCAAACCTATACACCCACTTGCATACAAAGTTAAACAACTATTAGAACGTAAATAG
- a CDS encoding DUF4467 domain-containing protein — MKRILVMLSIGILMLAACGNDKYVDKIDKAVKMQDQKQEQMAKNDTGDKVKHFDKKDANIYVYENGKYVVLAYKPLSNNEEVHYYTYQFDGKKAKRIDNFDTKQYIESHDADYKEENMN; from the coding sequence ATGAAACGTATATTAGTTATGTTAAGTATCGGTATATTAATGCTAGCTGCATGTGGTAATGATAAATATGTCGATAAAATAGATAAAGCTGTTAAAATGCAAGATCAAAAGCAAGAACAAATGGCTAAAAATGATACAGGCGATAAGGTTAAACACTTTGATAAAAAAGATGCAAATATTTACGTATACGAAAATGGTAAGTATGTTGTCTTAGCGTACAAACCATTAAGTAATAATGAGGAAGTTCATTACTACACTTATCAATTTGATGGTAAAAAAGCGAAACGCATTGATAACTTTGACACAAAACAATATATCGAATCACATGATGCTGATTATAAGGAAGAAAATATGAATTAA
- a CDS encoding thioredoxin domain-containing protein gives MKKIILIISMLMVLTIIMSACSNNNNEKQPPKTKNGKILIVEYGDFKCPYCKKVEKNVMPTIKKDYIDTNKVEYQFINAGFLGKDSIVGSRAGNAVQKVAPNEYLTFQRNVLSNQKDEDKKWLTEQFLDNEIDKLDITTQQKSDIKKQYKTKNSDAWKKAEEQKKMTEDNNIDTVPTVFINGKKVKDPYEVEEWKKYL, from the coding sequence ATGAAAAAGATAATTTTGATAATAAGCATGTTGATGGTGTTAACCATTATCATGAGTGCTTGTTCTAATAACAACAATGAAAAGCAGCCACCTAAAACTAAGAATGGCAAAATTTTGATCGTTGAATATGGAGATTTTAAATGTCCATATTGCAAAAAAGTTGAAAAGAATGTAATGCCAACCATTAAAAAAGACTATATTGATACGAATAAAGTAGAGTATCAATTTATTAATGCTGGTTTTCTTGGTAAAGATTCTATCGTCGGCTCTAGAGCTGGAAATGCAGTGCAAAAAGTTGCACCTAATGAATACTTAACTTTTCAACGTAATGTATTATCGAATCAAAAAGACGAGGATAAAAAGTGGTTAACAGAACAATTTTTAGATAATGAAATTGATAAGTTAGATATTACGACGCAACAAAAATCTGACATAAAAAAGCAATATAAAACTAAGAACAGTGACGCTTGGAAAAAAGCAGAAGAACAGAAGAAAATGACAGAAGATAATAACATTGACACCGTTCCGACAGTATTTATAAATGGCAAAAAAGTGAAAGATCCATATGAAGTTGAAGAGTGGAAGAAATACTTATAG
- the adcA gene encoding zinc ABC transporter substrate-binding lipoprotein AdcA produces MKRFLSLTILLSIMLCVLVACGKEDSSNKGSKDGDKINVSTTVYPLQSFIKQIGGNHVNVSSIYPAGSDLHDYEPTQKDMLKVNKSDLFVYTGDDLDPVAKKVAATIKDDKKKVSLQDKLDRSTLLTDQHEHGDEEHADSHEHHHHHHGGYDPHVWLDPEKNKVFAKEIKDQLVAKDPKHKNEYEKNFKKLEHALDDIDNQLKEITKDKQGNAVFISHESLGYLADRYGFVQKGIQNMNAEDPSQKALTQLVKEINEKNVKYILYEDNVANKVTETIRKETNAKPLKFYNMESLNKEQSKDESMDYQTLMNKNIEALDKALDSNIKVEDEKAEHKHDKAISDGYFKDNQVKDRALSDYEGKWQSVYPYLKNGDLDDVMKHKSEEDSAMTEKEYKAYYEKGYKTDISSINIKGDNITFEKNGKKVTGTYKYVGKKILDYKKGNRGVRFIFKLTNDDTQQLPKYVQFSDHNIAPKKAEHFHIFMGDNNDSLLKEMDHWPTYYPASLDKDDIKEEMLAH; encoded by the coding sequence ATGAAGCGATTTTTAAGTCTTACCATTTTATTATCTATAATGTTATGTGTTTTAGTAGCTTGCGGAAAAGAAGATAGTTCTAATAAGGGGTCAAAGGATGGCGATAAAATCAATGTGTCTACAACCGTTTATCCTTTACAATCGTTTATAAAACAAATAGGTGGTAATCATGTGAATGTATCATCCATTTATCCTGCTGGCTCAGACTTACATGATTATGAACCAACTCAGAAAGACATGTTAAAGGTTAATAAATCTGATTTATTCGTGTATACAGGTGACGATTTAGATCCAGTCGCTAAAAAAGTTGCAGCAACAATTAAAGACGATAAAAAGAAAGTATCATTACAAGATAAATTAGACCGTTCAACATTACTAACAGATCAACACGAACACGGTGATGAAGAACATGCAGATTCACATGAACATCATCACCATCATCATGGTGGATACGATCCACACGTATGGTTAGATCCTGAGAAAAATAAAGTGTTTGCTAAAGAAATTAAAGACCAGTTAGTAGCCAAAGATCCAAAACATAAAAATGAATACGAGAAAAATTTCAAAAAATTAGAACATGCACTTGATGACATTGACAATCAATTAAAAGAAATTACTAAAGATAAACAAGGTAATGCTGTATTTATTTCTCATGAATCTTTAGGTTATCTCGCAGATCGCTATGGCTTTGTTCAAAAAGGAATTCAAAATATGAATGCTGAAGACCCATCTCAAAAAGCACTTACACAATTAGTTAAAGAGATTAATGAGAAAAATGTTAAATACATATTATATGAAGATAATGTTGCCAATAAAGTAACCGAGACAATCAGAAAAGAAACAAACGCAAAACCTTTAAAATTTTATAATATGGAGTCACTAAATAAAGAACAATCTAAAGATGAATCAATGGATTATCAAACGTTGATGAACAAAAATATTGAAGCATTAGATAAAGCATTGGACTCCAATATAAAAGTAGAAGACGAAAAAGCTGAACATAAACATGACAAAGCTATTTCAGATGGCTATTTTAAAGATAATCAAGTTAAAGATCGTGCGTTATCAGATTATGAAGGTAAATGGCAATCAGTTTATCCCTATTTAAAAAATGGTGATTTAGATGATGTAATGAAACATAAATCAGAAGAAGATAGCGCTATGACAGAAAAAGAGTATAAAGCATACTATGAGAAAGGTTATAAAACTGACATTTCTAGCATAAATATTAAAGGTGACAACATTACTTTTGAAAAAAATGGGAAGAAGGTTACTGGAACGTATAAATATGTTGGTAAAAAAATCCTAGATTATAAGAAAGGTAATCGTGGAGTTAGATTTATTTTTAAATTGACAAACGATGATACACAGCAATTACCGAAGTACGTTCAGTTTAGTGATCACAATATCGCACCTAAGAAAGCTGAACATTTCCATATCTTTATGGGTGATAACAATGATTCATTACTTAAAGAAATGGATCATTGGCCAACTTATTATCCTGCCTCACTAGATAAGGATGATATTAAAGAAGAAATGTTAGCACATTAA